A part of Alkalinema sp. FACHB-956 genomic DNA contains:
- the raiA gene encoding ribosome-associated translation inhibitor RaiA — protein MKLVIQGKNIDITDAIREYVHQKIEKAAAHFDHLLTEVDVDLSVERNPRITPRQTAEVTIFVNGSNVVRAQESSENLYASIDMVADKLSRQLRKYKEKRRDRNREPVKTSVALAEQPVVTDLKLDRAPALPSDVVRVKYFAMPPMTMEDALEQLENIDHDFYMFCNVETSEINVIYKRNHGGYGVIQPRKNNGHTHHLSNGHEKNGHTAVDEMRHVVAAMDG, from the coding sequence ATGAAGCTTGTTATCCAGGGCAAAAATATCGATATTACGGATGCGATTCGTGAGTATGTCCATCAGAAGATTGAAAAGGCAGCGGCACATTTTGACCATCTGTTAACCGAAGTAGATGTCGATCTATCAGTCGAACGGAATCCCCGGATAACTCCCAGACAAACTGCGGAGGTTACGATTTTTGTGAATGGGTCCAATGTGGTGCGGGCGCAGGAGAGTTCCGAAAACCTCTACGCTAGCATTGATATGGTGGCGGATAAGCTGTCTCGACAACTCCGCAAGTACAAAGAGAAACGGCGAGACCGCAACCGAGAACCCGTCAAAACCTCAGTGGCTCTGGCAGAGCAGCCCGTTGTGACCGATCTGAAGCTCGATCGGGCTCCTGCGTTACCGTCTGATGTGGTGCGGGTGAAATACTTTGCCATGCCTCCCATGACGATGGAAGATGCATTGGAACAGTTGGAAAACATTGATCATGATTTCTACATGTTCTGTAACGTAGAAACGAGTGAAATCAATGTGATTTATAAACGTAATCACGGTGGCTATGGTGTAATTCAGCCTCGTAAGAATAATGGGCATACTCACCATTTATCCAATGGTCATGAAAAGAATGGTCATACTGCGGTGGATGAGATGCGCCATGTTGTTGCAGCGATGGATGGTTAG
- the murG gene encoding undecaprenyldiphospho-muramoylpentapeptide beta-N-acetylglucosaminyltransferase produces the protein MSQSSRRLLVAASGTGGHVFPAVAIAEQLPDYHIEWLGVPDRLEVQLVGDRYRLHTVRVAGFQGKPGLRTLKTLFKLIRAIGSVRKILKQGKFDGVFTTGGYISAPAILAARSLGLPVVLHESNALPGKVTRFFAPRCTAVAIGFQAAAQYLKAKTVYTGTPVRAQFLAEPGTSDNLDDLGIPEGVPLVVVVGGSQGAVAVNRLVRQCSPAWFEQGIWVVHLTGESDPEAESLHHPQYIARSFYHNMAALFRRANLAISRAGAGTLTELAIAHTPSILIPYPSAAEDHQAFNARVFVEAGAAEMFRQEKLLPETLQSIVLELLAAPEQLQKMSAQAASLAVPDSAIQVADLLRNLIERHSHE, from the coding sequence GTGTCTCAATCGTCCCGTCGGCTCTTAGTAGCAGCCAGTGGAACCGGAGGACATGTGTTCCCCGCCGTCGCGATCGCGGAACAACTTCCGGACTATCACATTGAATGGCTGGGGGTGCCCGATCGCTTGGAAGTGCAACTGGTGGGCGATCGCTATCGGTTGCATACCGTTCGGGTGGCGGGCTTCCAAGGCAAACCGGGACTAAGGACGCTGAAAACCCTGTTCAAACTGATTCGGGCCATTGGGTCAGTCCGAAAAATTCTGAAGCAGGGCAAATTCGACGGTGTTTTCACCACCGGGGGCTACATTTCCGCGCCTGCTATTTTGGCGGCCCGATCGCTGGGACTCCCCGTCGTATTGCATGAATCCAATGCGCTGCCGGGGAAGGTGACTCGGTTCTTTGCGCCGCGCTGTACCGCTGTGGCGATCGGCTTCCAAGCGGCGGCCCAGTACCTCAAAGCCAAAACCGTTTACACCGGAACGCCTGTGCGGGCGCAATTTCTTGCGGAACCCGGAACCTCCGACAATTTAGACGATTTAGGCATTCCTGAAGGCGTCCCGTTAGTGGTCGTTGTTGGGGGCAGTCAGGGAGCAGTGGCGGTGAATCGGTTAGTACGGCAATGCAGCCCCGCTTGGTTTGAGCAGGGAATTTGGGTTGTGCATTTGACCGGAGAGTCCGACCCAGAAGCCGAGAGTTTACACCATCCGCAATACATTGCCCGATCGTTCTATCACAACATGGCGGCCTTGTTCCGCCGCGCCAACTTAGCTATTAGCCGCGCGGGGGCTGGAACGCTAACGGAACTCGCGATCGCGCACACTCCGTCGATTCTGATTCCCTATCCCTCTGCAGCAGAGGATCACCAAGCCTTTAATGCACGCGTATTTGTGGAAGCGGGAGCGGCGGAAATGTTTCGTCAGGAAAAACTACTTCCGGAAACGCTACAGTCGATCGTGCTGGAATTGCTCGCTGCACCAGAGCAGCTACAAAAAATGTCGGCCCAAGCGGCATCGCTAGCTGTGCCGGACAGCGCAATCCAAGTCGCAGACTTACTCCGTAATTTAATTGAACGTCACTCGCATGAGTGA